The window ATGGTGAGACAAATCAAAATGAGATACATGTGGAATGTGGTAGATTAAATTCTTACCATTCCCTCCATGCCATGAGGAAGCAACAACACTATGCCATTTTGTCTGACCCACTTGGCCTGTCCCGAGCTGATAAACTGATCGATGATGCACTGGGCTGTATTGTGAAAGTCTCCGAACTGGGCCTCCCATAGAACCAGTGCATTGGGACTGGCCATAGCAAAGCCTAATTCAAAACCTGCACACGGGAGAGAAGAATGAAACAGAAGCCCTGATGTTGAAACATACCAGCAAATTGAAAAGTGACACTTCAACtgtgaaatactgtacttcaggtactgtgggagagagagaggtagGCAAAAAATCATGCAAAATGCACCAGATTTTGGTACTTTAGGAGCCTTTATTGTGTTTATGTTACCTACCCAGCACTGCGTATTCAGATAGAGAGCTGTTACACACAGTGTAAGGAGCTTGATCAGGGGAGATATAATTCATTGGGATGCACATCCTTTTGTCAGTATTTTGGTCATGAAGAACATGGTGTCGATGGCTGTGAAATATAACCAGAAAAAAATGAGTGGTATGACTgagtttgtccttttttttttttttaaattcagagaTAAGATGCAGGTGAAGAAATTAATACAAGCACAGGTCAAAGAGATTTAGATGCAATCACCTCTTGATATTTTATTCTTAGGAAGTGAGCTACATAAATATGTACATAGATAGTACACCTATTTCTTACCTGAACGTGCCCCTCTCCACATCCTGACCACTGAGACGCACATGGATCCCCTCCTTGAGCAGAGAGCCAAAGGCCATATACTCCCCTAGAGCCCAGTCACACACTCGCTGGCTCACCATATTTGCACGTCCCTTTAGGATACGACTCAGCCCTACAACATGAACACCAATGCAGAAAATCCAGGTCTAAAACAGCTTGAAAGTACATTCAGTGGATCTTCATTTTTGTCACATGAGACGTGAGGGCACCTCCATGTATAGCAAAATCCTCCACTGGGACAGATGCAGCAATGTTGCCAATGTGGCTGAGTGCTTGCTCACTGATGCCAGTCAAAGGACAGGTCATACTTCTAGGCTGACCCTCCAGTGTGAAAAAGcctaaatacacagacacacaaaagcaTTGAAAGCAAGAGGCATGCATGGGATGCCCTTCTTGCCCAAGATTCAAAAATATTCTGTGTATTCAGTTGTATTCATTGTATTCCGTCTTAATTTATTGTGTTTAATGTTAATTTattgacaaaaaaagagagttaaaaaaacaacacacagaaaTAGTTTGGCTTCATGAACAACATGTAGTCGTACCGGGCCAGGGTGAATCTAGCCAGTGCTTGATGTGTAAGATCTTTTCATCTTTGGAGCGAGTGTAAGCTTCCTCACAGATTTTGTCATAACTGGCTACTTCCTCCTGCAAGAGATCAATGCAAGTTGGGCATCTAATGAGAAAAATTGAGTCTTTCTTTTTATCTTCATTGTGATTTTTAATCTAGTAACTGATAGCAACAGTATAAGTAAAATACTGGCGGCAGCCTCCTAGTAGACACACCTATGGTAATTACAAAGTCCTAAGTGACTTCCTTCTCGAGTTTtagcattcacaagattttcagaaaacttggtTCTCTAAGGCTCTCTTGAAGGCTCTCTAAAATTCTAACTTTAACACTCAACCTGCTGAGAAGGTCCATTACGTCATATAGACTGGAGTTGACTGTCAGTGACAGCTGTCCACATGAGAAATCTGTGTGTTACTTGATCAGTCTCAAAGAATTAGCTGAGCTTTTTCCTTTGGTATAAAATCCTGACAATGATTGTCATCTTCGGACTGAGTAAGCTCAAGCTAAATGTGTGATAGAGTTtaaaacagcagccaaaaatcAAATCCACTTGGAGGTCAGAATAAGTTATATTGTGTCTTTGTCTACAATTTGCATGCTTCATAACCATAAAGCTACCTGCACAGGGGTGCAGGTAGCTTTACCTCATATTCTTGAGTTGTGACGACTCCTTCATCAATGAGTTTTTCAACAAATTTCTGCAGGACTCCTTTCTGCTTCTTGATGCGCTTGTACATCAGCGGCTGTGTGAACATGGGCTCATCTACCTCATTATGGCCGTTCCGTCTGTAACACACCTGAGTGAAGAGGcaaatgtttatgtttgtttttctgatcACCTATTTGGCCTTGTATGCTGACCTTTTGTGAAAATTTAGTATGTCAGTACTGACTGGCTCACTTGTTGGCACAGTGCAGTAAAGTGACAGTCCATTTAAATGACACAGCTGATCCCACCAGCTATCATTTTAATCAGTCTTTTGACtctattattttttcttctacTGGCTCATTTCACATCCACACAGTATTGTTAAAGTCTAAGATAACTGGAAGATAAGTGAAGCAAATAGACGTAGCTTCTTTTAGCAACCAACTAATCCTTGAGATAGCAACAGGTATTCTAGCCTTTTCTGAACGCACCCTGAACATGAAtatttcattgtacatgtacaatgataataaagggctattctattctattctattctattctttgtTGCCATTAGGGTATCAGCATGCTCTACCTGATTGTAAACTACTACTACCCATTATTCTAAACTCCtcacttttaaagtttttaccttgatttaattctttttttttgtgtgtgtgtgtgtgtgtgtgtgtgtgtgtgtgtgtgtgtgtgtgtgtgtgtgtgtgtgtgtgtgtgtgtctgtgtttttctaaACTGCTTCTAACAAATTATCCTTTATTGGATTAATCAAAAATTggactgaattgaattaaaccgTCATGTTTCTAAGGTCAGATGGGGCTTAATGCCCTTTTTAGATGTTGGAAACATGCTTACTCCTACTTTATGCTTTGTTCACAGGTTTACTTTCATTATTTTGGGTTATAGTTAGTaaaagtgtttcctgttttcaaagtattttttcttaaaaaacagCAGTTTCAGTCAGGGTCATTTTACTTGGTGGTTAACAAAAAGTTATAATAACGAGCATATTTACCAGGTCTACAACGACATCTTTATGGAATGTGTTCCTCCATTCAGCTGCAACTTTGCACACATACATCACAGCCTCTGGATTATCTGCATTAACGTGAAAGATGGGTGCATTGACCACTCGAGCTACATCAGTTGGGTACGGAGATGAACGAGCCACCCTGGGATCTGTCGTAAAACCAATCTATGTGGGCAAGAGTAACACACATGTATATTAAAACCAGTTACAGTTATGACACTGTGCTCATTTTAACTACTGGAACTGCATCCAGCAATTCACACACAGTGTTAAATACACAGTATTATGGTCAATTCAAAAGTACTTTTAGTGTATATTCAATAATCCACACTCCAGAAGCCTAGTTTTATCTGGGGAAAACTAATTCAGTTACAaaaccattattattattattataaccaTTAAGCGATCTATTTGTTGAAATACCTGTCCATACCATAAACTTGATAAGTGCTGAAGGAATTTTAAACCTAACAAACTGAATCGAACAGTCCATACCTGGTTGTTGACCACCACGTGTATTGTACCATGTGTGGTGTAGGATGGCAGGTCAGACAGGTGGAATGTCTCATACACTATACCCTGACCTGCAAATGCAGCATCGCCATGAAGGAGAATAGACATCACCTGCAAAATGATTCACCAAAATACAAACATATTGGAAAACATCCACGGAGACATTGTCTTCTGTTTATatg is drawn from Pelmatolapia mariae isolate MD_Pm_ZW linkage group LG7, Pm_UMD_F_2, whole genome shotgun sequence and contains these coding sequences:
- the ogdhb gene encoding 2-oxoglutarate dehydrogenase complex component E1 isoform X2 → MYHRRMNRVSDKYITLSLVANPSHLEAVDPVVQGKTKAEQFYCGDTEGKRVMSILLHGDAAFAGQGIVYETFHLSDLPSYTTHGTIHVVVNNQIGFTTDPRVARSSPYPTDVARVVNAPIFHVNADNPEAVMYVCKVAAEWRNTFHKDVVVDLVCYRRNGHNEVDEPMFTQPLMYKRIKKQKGVLQKFVEKLIDEGVVTTQEYEEEVASYDKICEEAYTRSKDEKILHIKHWLDSPWPGFFTLEGQPRSMTCPLTGISEQALSHIGNIAASVPVEDFAIHGGLSRILKGRANMVSQRVCDWALGEYMAFGSLLKEGIHVRLSGQDVERGTFSHRHHVLHDQNTDKRMCIPMNYISPDQAPYTVCNSSLSEYAVLGFELGFAMASPNALVLWEAQFGDFHNTAQCIIDQFISSGQAKWVRQNGIVLLLPHGMEGMGPEHSSARPERFLQMCNDDPDVFPKLSEDFAMHQLYDCNWIVVNCSTPANYFHVLRRQILLPFRKPLIVLTPKSLLRHPEVKSSFDDMLPGTHFRRLIPDNGHAAANPEKVKRLIFCTGKIYYELTRERKNRGMEEAIAVVRIEQLSPFPFDLVKEEADHYPNADLVWCQEEHKNHGYYYYVKPRISTTIGHTRPIWYAGREAAAAPATGNKHTHKMELQYLLDTALN